AGATCAACACATATTTGACTCCAGTAAGATCTGCTAAGTCTGCCGGTTTTTGATCCTGAGTAACAAGCAACAAGTTGTTTTTCTTCGCATAAGCTACGACATCTTTGTCTTTTGCTCCTTGCAATCCTGCATCTTGGACAGTAAGAACATCCCATCCTAAAGTCTCGAAATACTCTTTAAGACCAGCATACATTTCATCAAGTAAAATCTTCAATTAGTTCACCTAATCACATTTTATTCAAATATAATTTGCCCTTTTAGAACTTTTTGAATTCTAGATTTCTTCAATAAATAAAGATGATTTTTGATAGTAAGATTATGGCATTGCCAATAGAATTCGACCATCAATAATTAATTCTAAATACCTAGAAACACCTTCATAACCTACTAAAGTGATAAGACTTATCACAAAGAGATTATAAAACAATAGAAGGAATGATCGAGGTAATATATGAGCCGAGGAAGAAGGTCGTAATCCATGAATATCTAGCTTATGATAAACTTGAAGATTTGGCTAGAATCCAAGCTTTAGGAGTGGCCCCAGGTGGTTTAGGTAAAGCCCTTAAATG
This region of Candidatus Methylarchaceae archaeon HK02M2 genomic DNA includes:
- a CDS encoding DUF5615 family PIN-like protein; its protein translation is MKILLDEMYAGLKEYFETLGWDVLTVQDAGLQGAKDKDVVAYAKKNNLLLVTQDQKPADLADLTGVKYVLISNTMIAKIADAKIREKYDITQNEEKA